The Kordia sp. SMS9 genome window below encodes:
- a CDS encoding GSCFA domain-containing protein: protein MLLQTNIPFVKEPHNPINYESNICLLGSCFSEHIGEKLSYFKFKTFQNPLGILFHPKAIENVILKAINHEVFTKADIFYVNERWHCFEAHSELSHADKNILLHNLNTVVAETYKYILTASHIIITLGTAWTYRHIETDMRVANCHKVPQKQFLKELLTVDEVSESVENCVVLLKSINPKITVLFTVSPVRHIKDGFVENQRSKAHLLTGIHQHISKRHLVHYFPSYELMMDELRDYRFYADDMIHPNKIAIDYIWEKFQHAWISHESEQTMKTVDTIQKGLAHKPFNPESTQHQQFLAHLHAKIEKLQQQFPFMKF from the coding sequence ATGTTGTTGCAAACCAACATTCCGTTTGTAAAAGAACCACACAACCCAATAAACTACGAATCCAATATATGTTTATTGGGTTCTTGTTTTTCGGAACATATAGGTGAGAAGTTGTCGTACTTTAAATTTAAAACGTTTCAAAATCCGTTGGGAATCTTATTTCACCCTAAAGCGATCGAAAATGTCATTCTGAAAGCAATCAACCATGAAGTGTTTACAAAAGCTGATATTTTCTATGTAAACGAACGTTGGCATTGTTTTGAAGCACATTCTGAATTGAGTCACGCAGACAAAAATATATTGTTGCACAATTTAAATACCGTTGTAGCGGAAACGTACAAATATATCCTCACTGCTTCACACATCATTATTACTTTAGGAACTGCGTGGACGTATCGTCATATTGAAACGGATATGCGTGTCGCGAATTGCCACAAAGTCCCGCAAAAACAATTTTTAAAAGAACTTTTAACGGTAGATGAGGTTTCAGAAAGTGTTGAAAATTGTGTGGTATTGCTCAAAAGCATCAATCCGAAAATAACTGTACTTTTTACAGTTTCGCCTGTGCGACACATAAAAGATGGTTTTGTGGAAAATCAACGGAGCAAAGCACATTTACTAACGGGAATTCATCAACATATATCCAAACGACATTTGGTGCATTACTTTCCTTCCTATGAATTGATGATGGACGAATTGCGCGATTATCGTTTTTACGCGGACGACATGATTCATCCTAACAAAATTGCTATTGATTACATTTGGGAGAAATTTCAGCACGCTTGGATTTCGCACGAAAGTGAACAAACGATGAAAACAGTGGATACTATTCAAAAAGGATTGGCGCACAAACCGTTCAACCCTGAATCGACACAACACCAACAATTTTTAGCACATCTTCACGCTAAAATTGAAAAACTGCAACAACAGTTTCCTTTTATGAAATTTTAA